In Arthrobacter sp. PAMC25284, a single genomic region encodes these proteins:
- a CDS encoding S1 family peptidase, with protein sequence MKTPKFQLMARAAVAVSIVLAGTFSAFPATAQATVAPPLTDPSPASPLPAPAAAPGISDAGLAAAVRRDLNMSLAEFNAAGAQAKRAADAVPSLRETPGYVGTSLAGGKIVVEGTGSGLQARVAELNQAGPADFVLAAPAAATAVTADAATAVTADAAAGAHQSAGAHQSAGVLAASTQQLFEAYVRDVGSTGLQAVVYADGRFIIRTGAANVAEAGPPAPGRQPAAGASSALSSQAATTKISPVDFVARYANVALEQGSPISTEEDFFGGQGFIVDGSTLCSAGFSAFSNAGDPIVLTAGHCAADGAAKQAEIEQSTDAAAAAGTGSGAAAGGLGNFGFSQFGGPGNSRVDDSGTNTGTDIAVLETIRKGLRLQPAVTRWDNPGDPGPTAVQIVGTVAPFPGQPVCRSGRSLGWSCGTVDTVGIWTVGGPNNVPDGADLRALNGFDSTSVKSRSGDSGGPWISGNFAVGTHTGSEGSGAAQVRAIATTLEDALARIPGGVQLELFLNKPVPAIPAGGTVTAGEPITGHVPAAPASAVAPHSSVRITVPGESPFEIPLDADGKWSFPAPTATGPFTFKAETVNGFSYSGAATGDVRVSDLTAPVITAPAEGWQLARVDAVDGTGEPGHTVTLSGSVQGTVMVGDDGRWSIPVGDQPAYGKLSVTAVLSASGHPDSPTVSRAFTVLPPAPAVASMPDGLHVHPDELPASISGTGLDGAEVTVLVDGIPVGAAPARNGPSAAGAKGAAALAVARAAPDSVSLPQAASGAGSAGAPWSVPFPAGLAAGPHTLSVTQTFDGVASPPAVSAFILEATSAVVPPGAAPPGAVPPVAVPPAAVPPAAVPPAAAPPGAVPPVAVPPAAAEPGAVSSAAAEPGSTPPAPTPAIAVRPDADQPEAGAAASPTAVPAAAPPGSPDGTGQEPDTGLVPAAISGAGALLLGALLIVFGRRRISR encoded by the coding sequence GTGAAGACTCCGAAGTTCCAGCTGATGGCGCGCGCTGCCGTGGCTGTCAGCATCGTGCTCGCCGGCACATTTTCTGCCTTTCCCGCGACGGCCCAGGCCACGGTTGCCCCGCCACTGACTGATCCGTCGCCAGCTTCCCCCTTGCCAGCGCCTGCCGCCGCGCCAGGCATCAGCGACGCGGGTCTCGCAGCAGCCGTCCGCCGGGACCTCAACATGTCACTGGCGGAATTCAACGCGGCCGGTGCACAGGCCAAGCGCGCCGCCGACGCCGTGCCCTCCCTGCGCGAGACTCCCGGCTATGTCGGGACCAGCCTCGCGGGCGGGAAAATCGTCGTCGAGGGCACCGGATCCGGGCTACAGGCGCGGGTGGCCGAGCTCAATCAGGCGGGACCGGCCGACTTCGTGCTCGCAGCCCCGGCGGCAGCGACCGCCGTCACGGCGGATGCAGCGACCGCCGTCACGGCGGATGCTGCTGCCGGTGCCCACCAGTCTGCCGGTGCCCACCAGTCTGCCGGGGTGCTGGCCGCGAGCACCCAGCAACTCTTCGAAGCGTATGTCCGTGACGTCGGCAGCACCGGACTCCAGGCCGTCGTCTACGCCGACGGCCGTTTCATCATCCGCACCGGCGCAGCCAACGTCGCCGAGGCCGGCCCGCCGGCGCCGGGGCGGCAGCCCGCGGCCGGTGCATCGTCCGCTCTATCCAGTCAGGCCGCGACGACAAAAATCTCGCCGGTGGATTTCGTGGCCCGCTACGCGAATGTGGCACTCGAACAGGGCTCACCCATTTCCACGGAAGAGGACTTCTTCGGCGGCCAAGGTTTCATCGTGGACGGGAGCACTCTGTGTTCTGCGGGGTTCAGCGCTTTCAGCAATGCCGGAGATCCGATCGTCCTGACCGCTGGGCACTGTGCCGCCGACGGTGCCGCGAAGCAGGCCGAGATAGAACAGTCCACCGATGCGGCAGCCGCAGCAGGGACCGGTTCGGGCGCAGCAGCCGGCGGCCTGGGGAACTTTGGCTTCAGCCAGTTCGGCGGTCCGGGCAACTCACGGGTCGACGACAGCGGCACGAACACCGGCACGGACATCGCTGTCCTCGAAACCATCCGCAAGGGCCTGCGCCTGCAACCCGCCGTCACCCGGTGGGACAACCCCGGCGATCCCGGGCCGACGGCCGTGCAGATCGTCGGAACCGTCGCGCCGTTCCCCGGCCAGCCGGTGTGCCGCTCCGGGCGAAGCCTCGGCTGGTCCTGCGGAACCGTGGACACGGTAGGGATCTGGACTGTGGGCGGGCCCAACAACGTCCCGGACGGCGCCGATCTCAGGGCGCTGAACGGTTTCGACTCCACCTCCGTGAAGTCACGATCCGGCGATTCCGGCGGTCCCTGGATCAGTGGCAACTTCGCGGTCGGCACGCACACCGGGTCCGAAGGCTCGGGCGCCGCGCAGGTCCGGGCGATCGCCACCACTCTCGAGGATGCCCTGGCCAGGATCCCCGGCGGGGTGCAGCTGGAGCTCTTCCTGAACAAACCCGTCCCGGCCATCCCCGCCGGCGGGACCGTGACAGCAGGTGAACCCATCACCGGGCACGTCCCGGCTGCCCCGGCATCGGCGGTTGCGCCGCACTCGAGTGTCCGGATCACGGTCCCCGGCGAGTCCCCGTTTGAAATCCCGCTGGATGCCGACGGGAAGTGGTCGTTCCCCGCGCCGACGGCCACCGGCCCGTTTACTTTTAAAGCTGAAACCGTCAACGGCTTCAGCTATTCCGGTGCCGCTACCGGCGACGTGCGGGTCTCCGACCTGACGGCTCCGGTGATCACAGCGCCGGCCGAGGGGTGGCAACTGGCCCGCGTGGACGCCGTCGACGGCACCGGGGAGCCCGGACATACGGTGACGTTGTCCGGCTCGGTCCAAGGGACCGTGATGGTCGGCGACGACGGCCGCTGGAGCATTCCCGTCGGCGACCAGCCGGCCTACGGAAAGCTCTCGGTCACGGCGGTCCTCAGCGCGTCGGGCCACCCCGACAGCCCCACCGTGAGCCGTGCGTTCACGGTCCTCCCGCCGGCTCCCGCGGTGGCCTCTATGCCAGACGGGCTGCATGTGCACCCGGACGAACTGCCGGCGAGTATTTCTGGAACAGGCCTCGACGGGGCCGAGGTTACTGTGTTGGTCGACGGGATCCCCGTGGGCGCGGCCCCGGCCCGGAACGGCCCCAGCGCTGCCGGGGCGAAGGGTGCCGCCGCTTTAGCCGTGGCACGAGCAGCTCCGGACAGTGTCTCCCTGCCGCAGGCCGCGTCGGGCGCAGGGTCCGCCGGCGCACCCTGGAGTGTGCCGTTCCCTGCCGGGCTCGCTGCAGGCCCGCACACTCTCTCCGTCACACAAACCTTCGACGGCGTCGCGTCACCCCCGGCGGTCTCCGCGTTCATTCTGGAAGCCACCTCAGCCGTGGTGCCCCCAGGCGCAGCGCCTCCGGGTGCGGTGCCCCCTGTCGCCGTGCCTCCAGCCGCGGTGCCCCCAGCCGCGGTGCCCCCAGCCGCAGCGCCTCCGGGTGCGGTGCCCCCTGTCGCCGTGCCTCCAGCCGCAGCGGAACCGGGCGCAGTGTCCTCTGCCGCTGCGGAACCGGGCTCAACGCCCCCAGCCCCAACGCCTGCCATTGCGGTGCGTCCGGACGCGGATCAGCCGGAGGCCGGGGCAGCGGCGTCCCCGACGGCCGTTCCGGCTGCTGCCCCGCCGGGCTCCCCGGACGGGACGGGCCAAGAGCCCGATACCGGGCTTGTCCCGGCTGCCATCTCCGGCGCCGGCGCACTGTTGCTCGGCGCGCTTCTGATCGTTTTCGGCCGGCGCAGGATCAGCCGCTAA
- a CDS encoding PaaI family thioesterase codes for MTPESGSTDLWKITLGELDEKMGVRIVEESVDRVVATMPVEGNRQSFGLLHGGASLAVGEAVGSWAAVIHASTLGKTAVGVDVSATHHKSAREGTVTITATPIHLGGTVTTHEVLITNDAGQRLCTLRITNLLMDRKG; via the coding sequence ATGACACCCGAATCCGGCAGCACCGACCTGTGGAAGATCACCCTCGGCGAACTGGACGAGAAAATGGGCGTGAGAATCGTCGAGGAATCCGTGGATCGTGTCGTGGCCACCATGCCGGTGGAGGGCAACCGGCAGTCCTTCGGACTCCTGCACGGCGGCGCTTCACTGGCCGTCGGCGAGGCCGTAGGATCGTGGGCGGCCGTCATCCACGCCTCCACCCTGGGAAAAACAGCCGTCGGCGTCGACGTTTCCGCCACACACCACAAGTCGGCGCGGGAGGGCACCGTCACGATCACGGCGACCCCCATCCATCTCGGCGGGACAGTAACCACTCACGAGGTGCTGATTACCAACGACGCCGGCCAGCGGCTCTGCACGCTGCGGATTACCAACCTGCTGATGGACCGTAAGGGCTGA
- the paaZ gene encoding phenylacetic acid degradation bifunctional protein PaaZ, producing the protein MTATAAPTVDTVESVEIVPSFVRDAWWTPDLGSEAGAAPVLDASTGELLALVSSAGLDLAAVVDYGRTTGQAELGKLTFHQRALKLKELAQYLNGRREEFYALSAQTGATRIDSMIDIDGGIGVLFTFGSKGRRELPNSQVVVDGPMEVLSRDGSFAGEHIYTRIPGIAAQINAFNFPVWGMLEKLAPAFLAGVPTIVKPATPTGYVAAGVVKAIVESGILPNGSLQLVSGSVRTLLDHLDYRDLVAFTGSAATANTLKSHPNVVTGGVRFTSETDSLNAAILGPDAVRGTPEFDAFIKSLVTEMTAKAGQKCTSIRRAIVPQELVPDVVAAVGERITERVVLGDPRAEGVTMGALASREQLADVRAAVQSMLDAGGELAYGTLDSPAVTRADGSTGVVDDGAFMSPVLLSWADPEADEVHSLEAFGPVSSVLGYTDLADAVRLAARGGGSLVASVCTNDPDVARELVTGIAAHHGRVLMLNREDARSSTGHGSPVPHLVHGGPGRAGGGEELGGIRSVMHHMQRTAIQGSPNMLTAVTGIWHAGADRNFTLETEDRHPFRKSLSTLHIGDAVRSGLREVSLAEITAFANSTGDTFYAHTNQEAAAANPFFPGIVAHGYLLLSWAAGLFVEPAPGPVLANYGLENLRFVTPVAAGDSIRVTLTAKKITPRETDEYGEVAWDAVLTNQNDEIVATYDVLTLVEK; encoded by the coding sequence ATGACCGCGACTGCCGCACCCACAGTAGACACCGTAGAGAGTGTCGAGATCGTTCCCAGCTTTGTCCGCGACGCCTGGTGGACCCCTGACCTCGGCTCCGAGGCCGGCGCGGCCCCTGTCCTTGACGCCAGCACCGGCGAGCTCCTGGCGCTGGTCAGTTCCGCGGGCCTGGATCTGGCCGCCGTCGTCGATTACGGCCGCACCACAGGTCAAGCGGAACTGGGTAAGCTGACTTTCCACCAGCGGGCCCTTAAGCTCAAAGAACTCGCGCAGTACCTCAACGGCCGCCGTGAGGAGTTCTATGCCCTCTCGGCGCAGACCGGCGCCACCAGGATCGACTCCATGATCGACATTGATGGCGGCATTGGGGTGCTCTTCACCTTCGGGTCCAAGGGCCGGCGCGAGCTGCCCAACTCCCAGGTGGTGGTGGACGGGCCGATGGAGGTCCTGTCCCGGGACGGCTCCTTCGCCGGTGAGCACATCTACACCCGCATCCCCGGGATTGCCGCCCAGATCAACGCCTTCAACTTCCCGGTCTGGGGGATGCTTGAGAAACTTGCCCCGGCCTTCCTCGCCGGGGTCCCCACTATTGTTAAGCCCGCCACCCCAACCGGGTACGTTGCCGCGGGTGTGGTGAAGGCGATCGTGGAGTCCGGAATCCTGCCCAACGGCTCTCTGCAACTGGTCTCCGGCTCCGTGCGGACCCTGCTGGACCATCTCGACTACCGCGACCTCGTGGCCTTCACCGGCTCCGCCGCCACCGCCAACACCCTGAAATCGCACCCGAACGTCGTCACGGGCGGGGTCCGCTTCACCTCCGAAACTGACTCCCTCAACGCCGCCATCCTCGGCCCCGATGCTGTCCGCGGAACACCGGAATTTGATGCTTTCATCAAGTCCCTTGTCACCGAGATGACCGCCAAAGCCGGCCAGAAGTGCACCTCCATCCGCCGCGCCATCGTGCCGCAGGAGCTAGTGCCCGACGTCGTCGCCGCCGTCGGTGAGCGGATCACCGAACGCGTGGTGCTCGGGGACCCCCGCGCCGAAGGCGTGACCATGGGTGCGCTTGCGTCCAGGGAGCAGCTCGCCGATGTGCGGGCCGCAGTCCAGTCCATGCTCGACGCCGGCGGCGAGCTCGCCTACGGCACGCTGGATTCGCCGGCGGTGACCCGCGCGGACGGAAGCACCGGCGTCGTCGACGATGGTGCTTTCATGTCGCCGGTGCTGCTCAGCTGGGCCGACCCGGAAGCCGACGAGGTCCACTCGCTGGAGGCCTTCGGCCCCGTCTCCTCCGTCCTCGGCTACACGGACCTCGCCGACGCCGTCCGCCTCGCCGCCCGCGGCGGAGGTTCCCTGGTGGCCTCGGTCTGCACCAACGATCCGGACGTGGCCCGCGAGCTGGTCACCGGCATAGCGGCTCACCACGGCCGGGTGCTGATGCTCAATCGCGAGGACGCGCGCAGCTCCACGGGCCACGGCTCCCCGGTGCCGCACCTGGTCCATGGCGGTCCGGGCCGCGCCGGCGGCGGCGAGGAACTCGGCGGCATCCGCTCGGTCATGCACCACATGCAGCGCACCGCGATCCAGGGCTCACCGAACATGCTGACCGCTGTCACCGGCATCTGGCACGCGGGCGCGGACCGCAACTTCACGCTGGAAACCGAAGACCGGCACCCCTTCCGGAAGTCGCTGAGCACCCTGCACATCGGCGACGCCGTCCGTTCCGGACTGCGCGAAGTCTCACTGGCGGAGATCACGGCGTTCGCGAACTCCACCGGGGACACGTTCTACGCGCACACGAACCAGGAAGCGGCGGCGGCCAACCCGTTCTTCCCGGGAATCGTGGCGCACGGCTACCTGCTGCTGTCCTGGGCTGCCGGGCTGTTTGTGGAGCCCGCACCGGGTCCGGTGCTGGCAAACTATGGCCTGGAGAATCTCCGGTTCGTCACCCCGGTGGCCGCCGGCGATTCGATCCGGGTCACGTTGACGGCCAAGAAAATTACGCCGCGTGAAACCGACGAGTACGGAGAGGTTGCGTGGGACGCCGTCCTGACCAACCAGAACGACGAGATCGTGGCTACCTACGATGTCCTGACCCTCGTCGAAAAGTAG
- a CDS encoding VOC family protein, with the protein MTLVLNKATTVLPVDDRERARRFYAETLGLPHRGVADDGSELFGTDGGPMLQLMPVKDGKHSDHTTLSFEVSEIERTVREMESNGVTFQDYDMPDLKTENHICTTDSEKCAWFMDTEHNILCIHENIRQAVDYQL; encoded by the coding sequence ATGACTCTTGTATTGAATAAAGCCACCACCGTTCTGCCCGTTGATGACAGGGAACGTGCCAGGCGTTTCTACGCGGAAACCCTTGGCCTCCCGCATCGCGGCGTGGCGGATGACGGCAGCGAATTGTTCGGCACCGACGGCGGCCCCATGCTGCAGCTGATGCCCGTTAAGGATGGCAAACACTCCGACCACACCACCCTGAGTTTCGAAGTCAGCGAGATCGAACGCACCGTCAGGGAGATGGAATCCAATGGCGTGACGTTCCAGGACTACGACATGCCGGACCTCAAGACGGAGAATCATATCTGTACAACGGATTCGGAGAAGTGCGCCTGGTTCATGGACACGGAGCACAACATCCTCTGCATCCACGAGAACATCAGGCAGGCAGTCGACTACCAGCTCT